One Salvia miltiorrhiza cultivar Shanhuang (shh) chromosome 6, IMPLAD_Smil_shh, whole genome shotgun sequence genomic window, ACACCGATCGTCACAAAAGTTTATGGGGAGTGGACTCTGGATCGCGAGTAGGGATGATGTCAATCGGGTTAGACCACTCGATTTTGGGTCGGGTCGGTTTCAGATTTCTTTTGATTTGGATTAgtcgatttttattttttgagttaattttattttatcctaATCCTAATTCACTCGGCTTTCTGCCTGTaaatttacgatttttttatatgtttaattttttagataatcatattcttgtaataaaaatactcccttcgtccgccaaaagtattccactttggccggacacggagtttaataaaatgtgtgatgatgttgatgtagtggagaaagggccccaccactttatgagatgtgtggttgagattgaatttggggtgggttttttgtaaataaaaagtgtttgcaaggataaaatataaaggtggatggtgggaccatggcttaaaaaggaaagtggaatactttttgcggacgccaaatatagtaattgtggaatacttttggcggacggagggagtatatcgtattttttaaatcaatatATTTCGATttgttttagatacaaaaattactcttattttaatgtaaatttacataatatctaccTTTAACTTTGTTTCCGATAAAAATTGCatatagatttaacataaatgactatctttcattgacttttatatcatagatgttCGTTATTAAccgttggaaaaaatcaaaacataatctacatgttattatcgaattataaaataaagtattaaagtATAAAAATCCATCATTAAGAAAATGTTAAACATATTTTAcacatcaaaatgttattatcgaattaaaaagtaagtattaaaatttaaaaatcaattattaagaaaatgttcggttaatcgggccaacccactcgattTTTGGGCCAACCCTATCAGGCTCGAGCTATTTCTGGTTCGAGCCATTCAGGCTAAAAAAaattcgggctaaaaattttcaaccctaaccctcatTTTTTATCGttctattcgggtcgacccgtcggtttcggacttttttgacatcccttgTCCTGAGTCCCCTAGTGGTTTCTTTCCTCGCCATCAATATCAATATTTATACCGGGggtaattatattaaaatttatgaacTTTGAATTGATATtcaatttttcataaattttactccctccgtcccgttattaatggcacgttttcctttttgggttgtcccgttattaatggcacgtttccttttttagaaaaaataagggagTGTTTAATGTTAATGAAATCCCTAATTAAAAGCCTAACTAAACaactttaaaacaaaaaaaagggcacgcgtctctctctctcatctgaATTGGAACCGTCTCCTGTTCACTCCATTCCATTTAATTTCTGCTCATGTtctccgctctctctctctctctctcgagtcTGAAACTCTAATCTTTTTCTTCGCCTGAAATCTCCATCTCGCGCCTGTCGCCTCTCGTCGCCTTGTTAGGCTGTAAGCCGCCGCCCCCTCTGAATTGGTCTCTCACCAATTTGGCCTCTACCATCGTCCCCGATTGAAAAATCCCAATGATGTAAACCCTTACCAAAATCAGATctgtctctctcttcgtctTCTGCCTGTCGTCGCTTTTCTCTGTGAGTCTGCCTTCAAAATCTGAGGGATCTAACCGAAGGATGTCGAAAGACTACGGAGATTCATATGATTGGGAATGCATGGCTTCTTTACAGACATGGATCGAGGTCAAGGTGATTGAAGATCGAATCAGAGAACGGGGTAGCTTGGCTTTAGCCCAACAAGGTAAAGGCCCTATCATTACTCCTATGGTCTCCGATGAACTGCATGTATCATCTTCTCCCGCTAATTGTGATGCTTACCCCGATTCCTTTTTTCTGTGTGAGGAAAATTGGCAACACAGGGAAATGGGTGATGGCCAGTTGCGGATGTTAAAAACCCTGCTTCCTGACTTTTTTCTGGGTGATGGCTGCCCTCTCAAAGGAATAAAGATCCTTTCTTCTAGCCATTGAagtttttcttttgattttagGAGTTAGCTGTTGTTTGATGATCTGAAATGTATGCCCTATTTATAAAGGGCTTAACTTTCTGCCCTTTTTAAAAAGTGAGGGAGATTTGaaaaattctgaaaattttaatgaGATAGTGTAGATTTTGAAATTTGTCCTCTTTATGGCGCCACTTTGAAATTTTGGTTACTGGAATTATTCTGGAATTTGTCCACTTTATGGCGCCACTAGTTTGGTTTGCCTTTTCCATTTTTGagatcaattaaaaaaaagtacattcatttaattaatgcttattaaaaatcaaattaataaaaaaaataaagtcagaaaaattaataaagaataaaataaagtctttatttatattgataaaatagaaatatcccttaatcacaaacttaaacatgtggaccacactctttattctactccctccgtccacgaaaaagagtcctgattcccctcttttttttttccatgaaaaagagtcatgTTTCACTATTTTGACCAATTTACCCTTATGTTGCATCACAATTCCCTTTAATTGCCATTGTTGGGCCCACCACAAGTCTAATTTAAACTCCTTTAATTATAAAGTCATACCTAATTAAACACTCTTAATTAACCTCTAAAAATGTGTCAAATTAAAaccaacccccccccccaatattAATGGAGCCTGAACGAAAATTAAATCATCCCACCCCCCAATATTGTATTCTGCCACTTATGTTAAAAATCCATTCACCTTCAAACCCTAAGTTCATGAGCGCCGCATCATTTCTCTCCCTGAAAACCCTTAGTTTTGTTCTCGCCGATTTGTTGTTTCCTCGCCGATTTCTCCTTCGGCGTCAGTCGATTTGTTGTTTCCTCGCCGATTTCCCCTTCGGCCTCCAATTTCTCGTCGCCCCACCCCTGATTTATGGATCAAGAACAGATTCTCACTTCTCTCTATTCAGCCGGTGATTCTACCGAAGAATCACCGGATCTGTTACCATCTCCGATGGATCTCGGAACCACCGGTGATTCTACTGAAGAATCACCCGATTTGTTGTTCCCCCCTTTGGTTTTCGGTGATACGGCGCCAATGACGGAGTCTTCTCCGACGTTTTCAGACGTTTTGACGGCGACCCACTTTGAAGCTTTGTCCTTTCCGTCTTGGGCTTTGGAGCCGGACACTGTGGTGCCGGAAACGGTCTTAATGGAGGCGTCGGAGCCACCCCAAGATCTGCCCGTCGATGGCTTCATCCAGGATGAAGAAGGCCGGCTCTTTGATACGGTGGTGCCGGAAACGCCCCAAGATCTGCCCGTCGATGGCTTCATCCAAGATGAAGAAGGCTGGCCCTTTGATACGGTGGTGCCGGAAACACCCCAAGATCTGCCCGTCGATGGCCTCATCCAAGATGAAGAAGGCCGGCCCTTTGATGCGGTAGTGCCGGAAACACCCCAAGATCGGGCCGTGGATGGCTTCATCCAGGATGAAGAAGGTCGGGCCTTTGATGCGGTGGAGCCGGAACCTTTTGATAATTGGAGGGGCTGGAGCAATGAAAGAAGGATTTGGTACCTTCGATTGCTTTCTCGGTACTGCCCGGCGGCCTTAGACCTAATCTAATCAGGTGATTCTGTTCTAATTTGCTTTTGGGTTGGtggtggctggtgatgccttgcATGCCTTATTTGTTGGTGTTTGTTGGTGTTtgatggctggtgatgcctcTGATTCCCTATATGGTGGTGTTtggtggctggtgatgccttgcATTCATTATTTCTTGTCTGCCAGTTTGCTTTTGATGCCTTGCCTGCCTGACTTTGTAAACATATATGCAGCTGAAAACTTTCTAAATGATGAAGCATTAGGAGGTTGTAGCCACCACTAGGTTTTCCCTAGTTTAGGAGGTTCCCCTCTGTTGTTATGTTGGCATATGTTGGTGGAAAAAAATTACCCTGTGAtgaatttaatttcataatGTCTGAGGGTGCAGCTCCTGTAGTTCTAGCCACCACTATGAATTTCCTAGTTTTGGAGGTTGAATTCAGGGCTGAATTAATGTCGATGATGCAAAAAAATCATGTTTTCAAAAGCTGAGACATTACAAAAGTGTTTACAAACATATATGCAGAGTTTGACTTTGTAAACATTCTACCAACAAAAAATTGTCAACATTACTTGCTAATCATTTAAAACAACCTGCTGCAGTCCCTCGACTAGTTGATCAAGGTTGTAGATTGTGCCTTGTTCAGTTTGTTGTTGTCTTAACTCTTCCAAACAGTCTCTTACAAGCTGTTCTTCTACCTCCAAACATTCTGGGAGAACTCCAAGTCTTGAGAGTCTTTCCTTATTGATATGTGGAATCTTGTAGTTGTTGTTGCCCCTGCATTTAATGATTTCATGGTAGCAACCCTGTAGTGTGAGGAAAACGTTGTTTAACTTGTGTGGCTCAAGCTCTTCAAATGCATCTTTCACGTTCTTGAGCAAATCATCTACACAATTAGCCAACTTGTCATCTTGTAGGGACTGAATTGCTCTGAAAAACCCTAGATCATTCACATTTGTATCCGGCGAGTTCGGTGGTTGGCATATCAGTTGGATGTTAAATCCATCTGATGTGGCAGCAGCTACAAAGTCAGGGTCTGAACCCTTAATGTGGGGCTTCGCATTGTCTTGTTGTATAATTATATGCCTACTTGCACCACGAGGCCACTTGGccttaattgttggaataatcTGAAAATTGAATGGTAAGTAACTGAATATGCTAAATGATGAAGCAAGTAATGCATTCTGATAGTTAAAAGCATAGTCTAAAAACTCACTTGGTTGATGAAAACATCTTTGCTCACTTCCTTTGTGATTGCTTGGATCGCCTTTGTTTCCAACGTGCCTCTCATTCTGTTTTTGCTGTTCCTAACTGCCGGTACCACCGTAGTGAATGGGAATATCCCAAACTTACCATCAAAAATCATTTTACCTTCATTGTCATATTGTGGCCTTGAAACCACAGCTATGAACATGATTTTCTCAATAAATCTCTTAGATTTGCATGCTCTATAAGGCTCTATCTCATCTGGCAGCAGGTAGTACCTATCCGATGTTTTGGTTAAATAAAACCATTTTTCATCTATGTGTATTGTGTTATACATAGGCTGAAATTTGATTCTTCCATTTGCACTAATTGCACTTAATTGACTAAGGCTCCAAGTGAGCCTACTTAATCTATTTTGCTGTGTTAGAAGAGGTTTAATTGCATTGGTATGTGCTCTAATCTTTTTCTCCTTTATCCAAACACCAACCAAGCTTTTACTAACTTCAAGCTTGTTTGCCATTTTCCTTATAGTTGATCTCTCTAGAACGGATAATTGCTTTACTTTTTCCACGTCGATTACCTTTTTATCGCTATGTGTTGATCCTTTCTTCATTGAAACGAGTTGTACAGGTCTTCCCATCATTTTTTGTGCGCGTGCTGCTGTCCACAGTCGCCAAACCGTCCTCACATCGATGTTGAACATAGCTGCTGCCTCTTTCTTCGCGCCGTACCGAAGCTTGAAGTCCTTGCTGTTTTGGAGAAGCCATTGTGCAATGTTGTTTCTTTCAATTTCTGTCAAGTTTGCCTTTTTTCGCTTGTCTGCCATTGTGTCTATTTAGTTTAGGTTTCAGCTTTTGTGAATTGTTGGAGCAGCTCTTGTATTTATAGATGTTAGTGGAGGAAAATTGCTGACGCGAATTTGGCTCCAATTTGTGAAGTTAATCTGAAATTTTAGAGGGAAATGAAATTAGTGGCATTGGAATCTGTGCCCTTTCAGTTTTGTTCAGCCTAATTTTATTTCGTTCCATTTGCTCTTCATTTGTTGCGATTTcagtaaacaaattaaaaagttaaattaatttcagtaatcaatttaaaatgaattaatttatgtaattaattcaagtttttaattaaagttaaattATTGCCATCAAAAGTTAATTAAGGATTAAAGAACTTTAAAAGTCATATTAgcactacccctataaatttacttctctctccacttacacctactttaacaactttcttaaaacccgtgccgaaccccaaatgggactctttttggtggacggagggagtacttaattccttctccttaatctccgtgccgaaaagaaacgtgccattaataacgggacggagggagtattttttatctgcaatttcactaatttaataATTCGTTcaatcttttatatatatatttttcttaaatccCCAAATTACAAGCTGATATGACAATTTATATGTTACTTGATAAATGACATGAGCACGTCGGACGGTGATGAAAAAGATGTCGTTAAAAGTCATCTTAGAAACCCAATTAAACGATTTTCAGCAAAATTTTCTATCAAAATTTTCCCAGTTTTTTCTTCCCAAAATTCTTCCCAACATAATTAAACGGTccaattctttccaaaattttctAAATTCCTATCAAAATTCTCAAGTTTGATTTCAGTATTATCGCATTAGGGTGGAGGTTGGAGGCCGAAATTTGGGGATCTGAGTATAAGGGTTCAGCTCTATTCCGATCAATGCATAAATGGTAAATGGTTGATTTGGAATGGAGAGatagagatatatatatatatatatatatagagagagagagagacggatgAGGGGCGACGGCGGCGGCCCAGCCACTGTTGTAAGTCGGACGTTTGAGAAAGACATTGGCGTCTGGGTGTGTGAGTTctcaatgtgtgtgtgtgttctgtcaGTTTGAGAAGAAAGAGCGAGACGAGAGGTTGAGAGGTGAGAGCAGGTGTGGTGGCAATGGTCGTGGCTGTTTCGCCGAAGAGGGACGAAGGTGGTGAGACGAGTGTGTGTGTCGATGCCTTCGTGTGTCAGTGTGTGTCCGTTAAGAAAGAGCATAATCGAGGGAGTGAGACGGCCCGCGGTGGCGCTTCTTCGCCACTAGCACGTCATCGTCACCGTCGGAGAAGAGGACAAGTATTATCCAATCAAACCCAAACGTCAGGCTTTGGAAATTGAAAACAGTGGTGGGCTAAAAGAAAAGGATGATATTAAAtgaattttttacattttttacaGTTAGATTAGGGTTATGTTAAATTGCCTACCAATCTCAGTACTATTACGTAGGTGCCACGTCAGCTCGGTATTTCACTGGAATTTAAAGTGTGAAAAAATGAACGAGTCATTAAATTGATGGAATCGCAGACAAAAAATAAAGTTAATGGAAAAGTTATAAATCAGCCCAAAGTTCATGAGTTTTAACGGAATTAACccataaatattttaattaaaaaagagTATCATTTGAAGATcaacatatattttaataagtgaTACTCACTTTGT contains:
- the LOC130990584 gene encoding uncharacterized protein LOC130990584 — encoded protein: MADKRKKANLTEIERNNIAQWLLQNSKDFKLRYGAKKEAAAMFNIDVRTVWRLWTAARAQKMMGRPVQLVSMKKGSTHSDKKVIDVEKVKQLSVLERSTIRKMANKLEVSKSLVGVWIKEKKIRAHTNAIKPLLTQQNRLSRLTWSLSQLSAISANGRIKFQPMYNTIHIDEKWFYLTKTSDRYYLLPDEIEPYRACKSKRFIEKIMFIAVVSRPQYDNEGKMIFDGKFGIFPFTTVVPAVRNSKNRMRGTLETKAIQAITKEVSKDVFINQIIPTIKAKWPRGASRHIIIQQDNAKPHIKGSDPDFVAAATSDGFNIQLICQPPNSPDTNVNDLGFFRAIQSLQDDKLANCVDDLLKNVKDAFEELEPHKLNNVFLTLQGCYHEIIKCRGNNNYKIPHINKERLSRLGVLPECLEVEEQLVRDCLEELRQQQTEQGTIYNLDQLVEGLQQVVLND